The Ideonella dechloratans genome includes a window with the following:
- the dmpG gene encoding 4-hydroxy-2-oxovalerate aldolase, giving the protein MNLQGKKITVHDMTLRDGMHPKRHQMTLEQMASIACGLDAAGVPLIEVTHGDGLGGSSVNYGFPAHSDEEYLSTVIPKMKQAKVSALLLPGIGTVDHLKMAKDLGVHTIRVATHCTEADVSEQHITAARKLEMDTVGFLMMAHMASPEKLVTQAKLMESYGANCVYVTDSAGHMLPDDVTVRLQAVRAALKPETELGFHGHHNLAMGVANSVAAVAAGANRIDAAAAGLGAGAGNTPMEVFIAVCDRMGIQTGVDVFKIQDVAEDLVVPIMDHIIRVDRDSLTLGYAGVYSSFLLFAKRAEKKYGIPAREILVELGRRGMVGGQEDMIEDTALTLSKQRAAVAQAA; this is encoded by the coding sequence ATGAACCTGCAAGGCAAGAAGATCACCGTCCACGACATGACCCTGCGTGACGGCATGCACCCCAAGCGCCACCAGATGACGCTCGAGCAGATGGCCTCCATCGCCTGCGGCCTGGACGCCGCGGGCGTGCCGCTGATCGAGGTCACCCACGGCGATGGCCTGGGCGGCAGCTCGGTCAACTACGGCTTCCCGGCCCACAGCGACGAGGAATACCTCTCCACCGTGATCCCGAAGATGAAGCAGGCCAAGGTCTCGGCCCTGCTGCTGCCGGGCATCGGCACCGTGGACCACCTGAAGATGGCCAAGGACCTGGGCGTGCACACCATCCGCGTGGCCACCCACTGCACCGAGGCCGATGTCTCCGAGCAGCACATCACCGCCGCGCGCAAGCTCGAGATGGACACCGTGGGCTTTCTGATGATGGCCCACATGGCCAGCCCGGAGAAGCTGGTGACCCAGGCCAAGCTGATGGAGAGCTACGGCGCCAACTGCGTCTACGTGACCGACTCGGCCGGCCACATGCTGCCCGACGACGTGACGGTGCGGCTGCAGGCGGTGCGCGCCGCACTCAAGCCCGAGACCGAGCTGGGCTTCCACGGCCACCACAACCTGGCCATGGGCGTGGCCAACTCGGTGGCCGCGGTGGCCGCCGGGGCCAACCGCATCGACGCGGCCGCAGCCGGCCTGGGCGCCGGGGCGGGCAACACGCCGATGGAAGTCTTCATCGCCGTGTGCGATCGCATGGGCATCCAGACCGGGGTGGACGTCTTCAAGATCCAGGACGTGGCCGAGGACCTGGTGGTGCCCATCATGGACCACATCATCCGTGTGGACCGCGACTCGCTGACGCTGGGCTATGCCGGCGTGTACAGCAGCTTCCTGCTGTTCGCCAAGCGGGCCGAGAAGAAGTACGGCATCCCGGCGCGCGAGATCCTGGTCGAGCTGGGCCGGCGCGGCATGGTCGGTGGCCAGGAAGACATGATCGAGGACACTGCGCTGACCCTGTCCAAGCAACGCGCCGCCGTCGCCCAGGCGGCTTGA
- a CDS encoding zinc-binding alcohol dehydrogenase family protein has translation MKAIAYTQHGLPPEDPRSLVDITLPEPVPGPRDLKVRVRAIAVNPVDTKVRRGAPTETPRVIGWDAVGVVESVGPEVRFYRPGNEVFFAGAIDRPGCYAEAVLVDERITGRKPRTLSDAEAAALPLTTITAWELLFDRLGIPEGGGAGQHLLVVGAAGGVGSILVQLARQLTQLTVIGTASRPETQAWLHALGAHAVIDHRQPLTQELARIGVPAVPYVISITHTAEHYAQIVEALAPQGHLALIDDPGTLDAMPLKRKSLSLHWEMMFTRPVFQTPDMVRQHELLERVADLVDAGRIRTTLGEHYGRIDAANLRRAHALIESGTARGKIVLEGF, from the coding sequence ATGAAAGCCATCGCCTACACCCAGCACGGCCTGCCGCCGGAAGACCCCCGCTCGCTCGTCGACATCACGCTGCCCGAGCCGGTGCCCGGCCCGCGCGACCTGAAGGTGCGGGTGCGCGCCATCGCCGTCAACCCGGTGGACACCAAGGTGCGGCGCGGCGCCCCGACCGAGACGCCGCGCGTCATCGGCTGGGACGCAGTGGGCGTGGTCGAGTCGGTCGGCCCCGAGGTGCGCTTCTACCGCCCGGGCAACGAGGTCTTCTTCGCCGGTGCCATCGACCGCCCCGGCTGCTACGCCGAAGCGGTGCTGGTGGACGAGCGCATCACCGGCCGCAAGCCGCGCACCCTCAGCGACGCCGAGGCCGCGGCCCTGCCGCTGACCACCATCACCGCCTGGGAGCTGCTGTTCGACCGCCTGGGCATTCCCGAAGGCGGCGGGGCCGGGCAACATCTGCTGGTGGTGGGCGCGGCCGGCGGGGTGGGCTCCATCCTGGTCCAGCTGGCCCGACAACTGACGCAACTGACCGTGATCGGCACGGCCTCGCGCCCGGAGACCCAGGCCTGGCTGCACGCGCTGGGCGCCCATGCGGTGATCGACCATCGCCAGCCGCTGACCCAGGAGCTGGCGCGCATCGGCGTGCCGGCCGTGCCCTATGTCATCAGCATCACCCACACCGCCGAGCACTACGCCCAGATCGTCGAGGCGCTGGCCCCGCAGGGCCACCTCGCGCTGATCGACGACCCGGGCACGCTGGATGCGATGCCGCTCAAGCGCAAGTCCCTGTCGCTGCACTGGGAGATGATGTTCACCCGGCCGGTCTTCCAGACGCCGGACATGGTGCGCCAGCACGAACTGTTGGAGCGGGTGGCCGATCTGGTCGACGCCGGCCGCATCCGCACCACGCTGGGCGAGCACTACGGCCGCATCGACGCGGCCAATCTGCGCCGCGCCCATGCCCTGATCGAGAGCGGCACCGCGCGCGGCAAGATCGTGCTCGAAGGCTTCTGA
- the dmpH gene encoding 2-oxo-3-hexenedioate decarboxylase encodes MALDKNTLLGLAEHLETAELQAHDVTKITDEHPDMDWADAYAIQDEIRRRKEARGQKTVGLKCGLTSFAKMKQMGVDVPVFGFVSDYMSRPEGAAIAVKELIHPKVEAEICVVTKAPLRGPGCHVGAVMAAIDFVLPGVEVIDSRYRDFKFDLKSVIADNTSASRFVVGGRARNVEDVDLRTLGVVMEKNGKIVAMAAGAAVLGHPAAAVAALANHLGARGQEIPAGSFIMTGGVTEAIAVQAGDHIAVRFQDLGTVSLRFA; translated from the coding sequence ATGGCACTCGACAAGAACACCCTCCTCGGCCTGGCCGAGCACCTGGAGACCGCGGAGCTGCAGGCCCACGACGTCACCAAGATCACCGACGAGCACCCGGACATGGACTGGGCCGACGCCTACGCCATCCAGGACGAGATCCGCCGCCGCAAGGAAGCGCGCGGCCAGAAGACGGTGGGCCTCAAGTGCGGCCTGACCTCCTTCGCCAAGATGAAGCAGATGGGCGTGGACGTGCCGGTCTTCGGCTTCGTCAGCGACTACATGAGCCGCCCCGAGGGCGCGGCCATCGCGGTGAAGGAGCTGATCCACCCCAAGGTGGAGGCCGAGATCTGCGTGGTCACCAAGGCGCCGCTGCGCGGCCCCGGCTGCCATGTGGGGGCGGTGATGGCGGCCATCGACTTCGTGCTGCCGGGCGTCGAGGTCATCGACAGCCGCTACCGCGACTTCAAGTTCGACCTGAAGAGTGTGATCGCCGACAACACCTCGGCCTCGCGCTTCGTGGTGGGCGGCCGTGCCCGCAACGTCGAGGACGTGGACCTGCGCACCCTCGGCGTGGTGATGGAGAAGAACGGAAAGATCGTCGCCATGGCCGCCGGTGCTGCGGTGCTGGGCCACCCGGCCGCGGCCGTGGCGGCCCTGGCCAACCACTTGGGCGCGCGCGGGCAGGAGATCCCGGCCGGCAGCTTCATCATGACCGGCGGGGTGACCGAGGCCATCGCGGTGCAGGCCGGCGACCACATCGCGGTGCGCTTCCAGGACCTGGGCACCGTGTCGCTGCGCTTCGCCTGA
- a CDS encoding acetaldehyde dehydrogenase (acetylating): MKKVKCALIGPGNIGTDLLAKLQRSPVLEPVWMVGIDPESDGLKRAREMGLKTTAEGVDGLVPHMQADGVQIVFDATSAYVHAENSRKVNAQGALMIDLTPAAIGPYCVPPVNLKQHVGKKEMNVNMVTCGGQATIPMVAAVSRVQPVAYGEIVATVSSRSVGPGTRKNIDEFTRTTAGAVEKVGGAKKGKAIIIINPAEPPLIMRDTVHCLVDESAGEPDREAITASIHQMLAEVQKYVPGYRLVNGPVFDGQRVSVFLEVEGLGDYLPKYAGNLDIMTAAAARTAEMFAEEILKGELVLQAVAEAVA; the protein is encoded by the coding sequence ATGAAGAAAGTCAAATGCGCCCTGATCGGGCCGGGCAACATCGGCACCGACCTGCTGGCCAAGCTGCAGCGCAGCCCGGTGCTGGAGCCGGTGTGGATGGTGGGCATTGACCCCGAGTCCGATGGCCTCAAGCGCGCCCGCGAGATGGGCCTGAAGACCACCGCCGAGGGCGTGGACGGCCTGGTGCCGCACATGCAGGCCGATGGCGTGCAGATCGTCTTCGACGCCACCAGCGCCTATGTGCACGCCGAGAACAGCCGCAAGGTCAACGCCCAGGGTGCGTTGATGATCGACCTCACCCCCGCGGCCATCGGCCCCTACTGCGTGCCGCCGGTCAACCTCAAGCAGCACGTGGGCAAGAAGGAGATGAACGTCAACATGGTCACCTGCGGCGGCCAGGCCACCATTCCGATGGTGGCGGCGGTCTCCCGCGTGCAGCCGGTGGCCTACGGCGAGATCGTCGCCACCGTCTCCAGCCGCTCTGTCGGCCCGGGCACCCGCAAGAACATCGACGAGTTCACCCGCACCACCGCCGGTGCGGTGGAGAAGGTGGGCGGCGCCAAGAAGGGCAAGGCCATCATCATCATCAACCCGGCCGAGCCGCCGCTGATCATGCGTGACACCGTGCACTGCCTGGTCGACGAGAGCGCCGGCGAGCCCGACCGCGAGGCCATCACCGCCTCCATCCACCAGATGCTGGCCGAGGTGCAGAAGTACGTGCCCGGCTACCGCCTGGTCAACGGTCCGGTCTTCGACGGCCAGCGCGTCTCTGTCTTCCTGGAGGTGGAAGGCCTGGGCGACTACCTGCCCAAGTACGCCGGCAACCTGGACATCATGACCGCCGCCGCCGCCCGCACCGCCGAGATGTTCGCCGAGGAGATCCTCAAGGGCGAGCTGGTGCTGCAAGCCGTGGCCGAAGCCGTGGCCTGA
- a CDS encoding 2-hydroxymuconate tautomerase, translating into MPFAQIYLIEGRTEEQRAAVIEKVTAALVEAVGAPKENVRVWITEVPKENWGIAGVSAKALGR; encoded by the coding sequence ATGCCCTTTGCACAGATCTACCTCATCGAAGGCCGCACCGAGGAACAGCGTGCCGCCGTGATCGAGAAGGTCACCGCCGCCCTGGTCGAGGCGGTGGGCGCACCCAAGGAGAACGTGCGCGTCTGGATCACCGAGGTGCCCAAGGAGAACTGGGGCATCGCCGGCGTCAGCGCCAAGGCCCTGGGGCGCTGA